The following coding sequences lie in one Treponema socranskii subsp. buccale genomic window:
- the flgN gene encoding flagellar export chaperone FlgN, with product MQKLSQNEINERVAVLKRFKTLLERQRDKFREYLSVLEKQQTSITEENTDALIAHTELEQQVVSNIAGLQKVIVPMAEMYSSIRSSAPEGETRALESIQKDLAHLQSQVLAQNEKNRSLLRVHIADIQKQMERIKNPYRGNRSVYAQKQSVGSFVEVQA from the coding sequence ATGCAGAAACTTTCACAAAACGAAATAAACGAACGGGTTGCCGTACTCAAACGATTTAAAACGCTGCTCGAACGGCAGCGCGACAAATTCCGCGAATATCTTTCAGTGCTTGAAAAACAGCAAACGTCGATTACGGAAGAAAATACCGACGCGCTCATCGCGCACACGGAACTCGAACAGCAGGTCGTTTCGAATATCGCCGGCCTGCAAAAAGTGATCGTGCCGATGGCGGAAATGTATTCGTCGATCAGAAGTTCCGCTCCGGAAGGCGAAACCCGCGCACTCGAATCGATTCAAAAAGACCTCGCGCACTTGCAGTCGCAAGTCCTCGCTCAAAACGAAAAAAACCGCAGCCTGCTCCGCGTCCACATCGCCGATATTCAAAAGCAGATGGAGCGTATTAAAAACCCCTACCGCGGCAACAGAAGCGTGTACGCGCAAAAGCAAAGCGTCGGAAGCTTTGTCGAAGTGCAGGCGTAA
- a CDS encoding branched-chain amino acid ABC transporter permease: MNNGLLFLQQLINGLSLGSIYALIALGYTMVYGIVKLINFAHGDVVMMGAYAGYFVLVALGSAPSVAASVTPVSLVLAFAAAMVVCALLSLVIERFAYRPLRSAPRLNSLITAIAVELILQNTMRVLPFVGPDPRQFPTIAVKNFLLGSLAVSNIQCIVIASSAFLMIVLNYIVNRTKTGKAMQAVSFDMQAASLMGISVNRIIAVTFVIGSILAGAGGVLYATAYPQVDPMMGYMPGLKAFIAAVLGGIGSIPGAMFGGILLGIAETLTKGFLSSQYADAISFSILIIVLLVKPSGIFGKSRTVKV, translated from the coding sequence ATGAATAACGGTTTACTGTTTTTACAGCAGCTCATCAACGGGCTTTCGCTCGGCAGTATCTATGCTCTCATCGCGCTCGGTTATACGATGGTCTACGGCATTGTAAAACTTATTAATTTTGCTCACGGAGATGTCGTCATGATGGGAGCGTACGCGGGCTACTTCGTGCTTGTCGCGCTCGGATCCGCGCCTTCGGTCGCAGCAAGCGTCACTCCCGTAAGCCTCGTGCTCGCCTTCGCCGCGGCTATGGTCGTTTGCGCCCTCCTTTCGCTCGTCATCGAGCGCTTTGCCTACCGACCGCTCCGCTCGGCTCCGCGCCTCAATTCGCTTATCACGGCGATCGCGGTCGAACTCATTTTGCAAAATACGATGCGCGTGCTGCCCTTTGTCGGTCCCGATCCTCGTCAGTTTCCGACGATTGCGGTAAAAAACTTTTTGCTCGGCTCTCTTGCCGTATCGAATATCCAGTGTATCGTCATCGCATCGAGCGCGTTTTTGATGATCGTTTTAAATTATATCGTAAACAGGACGAAGACGGGCAAAGCGATGCAAGCCGTTTCGTTCGATATGCAGGCCGCTTCTTTGATGGGGATCAGCGTCAACCGTATCATCGCGGTCACTTTCGTTATCGGCTCGATCCTCGCCGGTGCGGGCGGCGTTTTGTATGCGACCGCCTATCCGCAAGTCGATCCGATGATGGGTTATATGCCCGGTCTCAAAGCCTTTATCGCGGCTGTTCTCGGCGGCATCGGTTCGATCCCCGGTGCGATGTTCGGCGGTATCCTGCTCGGCATCGCGGAAACGCTCACGAAGGGCTTTCTCTCTTCGCAGTACGCGGACGCGATTTCTTTTTCGATTTTAATAATCGTCCTTTTGGTAAAGCCGTCGGGCATATTCGGAAAAAGCCGTACGGTAAAAGTGTGA
- a CDS encoding branched-chain amino acid ABC transporter permease has product MKNTLLKNMLVPGVCALLAVALPALLIRLEIIDAYTAQILTLSAVNAIMALSVNMICGITGQLSLGQAGFMAIGAYATILLSTSAHVPLPLSIVLAGILTSFFGFLIGFPTLKLEGDYLAIVTLGFGEIIRVVLVNLKRWTGGPNGKQFPTALALNPALAYTVIVGTLVALIILVQNFIRSTYGRAILAVREDEIAANAAGIDVFKYKMLGFVVASFVAGIGGALYAPFIGFVKPDQASFTKSIDYLIFVVLGGMGSTTGSVLAAFVLTYVQEFLRFLQNYRLLIYPVILIIVMIFRPQGLMGMKEFSFVRTFDKIASILARGKKTEAHNGR; this is encoded by the coding sequence ATGAAAAATACACTGCTGAAAAATATGCTCGTTCCGGGTGTGTGCGCGCTGCTCGCCGTCGCGCTTCCCGCCCTCCTCATACGCTTGGAAATCATCGATGCGTATACCGCGCAGATACTCACGCTGTCGGCGGTCAACGCGATCATGGCGCTCAGCGTCAATATGATCTGCGGCATTACGGGGCAGTTGTCGCTCGGGCAGGCGGGCTTTATGGCGATCGGCGCGTATGCGACGATTTTGCTTTCGACGAGTGCGCATGTGCCGCTGCCCCTTTCGATCGTTTTAGCCGGTATCCTTACGTCGTTTTTCGGATTTCTCATCGGCTTTCCGACGCTCAAACTCGAAGGTGATTACCTTGCGATCGTAACGCTCGGCTTCGGTGAAATAATCCGCGTCGTACTCGTCAATTTAAAACGATGGACGGGCGGCCCGAACGGTAAACAATTTCCGACCGCGCTTGCCCTCAATCCCGCGCTCGCGTATACGGTTATCGTCGGAACGCTTGTCGCCCTCATCATTTTGGTGCAAAATTTTATACGATCGACTTACGGTCGCGCGATCCTCGCCGTGCGCGAAGACGAAATCGCCGCGAATGCTGCGGGCATCGACGTGTTTAAATATAAGATGCTCGGTTTCGTCGTCGCCTCTTTTGTCGCGGGTATCGGCGGAGCGCTCTATGCGCCTTTTATCGGATTCGTAAAACCCGACCAGGCGTCGTTTACGAAGAGCATCGATTATCTCATCTTCGTCGTACTCGGCGGCATGGGGTCGACGACCGGAAGCGTGCTCGCGGCCTTTGTGCTCACCTACGTGCAGGAGTTTTTACGCTTTTTGCAAAATTACCGCCTGCTTATTTACCCTGTTATCCTCATCATCGTGATGATATTCCGCCCGCAGGGACTCATGGGGATGAAAGAATTTTCATTTGTCCGCACCTTCGATAAAATCGCTTCGATTCTCGCGCGCGGCAAAAAAACGGAGGCGCACAATGGCCGATGA
- a CDS encoding AEC family transporter — MAPLVLKQLVIMLCIVSVSFFFARKIKPGKTEQQFLSKILLYLVAPCLLLHILDAPYDGEKIKQFIVIALVSAAMHVLSAFVARIFTRSKTAQGKALDGIDRIAVVFTNCGYIGIPLVHGVFGDEGVFYLTGFIAVFNIAMWSYGSFEMSGKIELKKVLLNPSVIAVAAGFILFCLPFRLPQVIAHPAALIASMNTPLSMVILGILFADFRIPSESALYIVHAVKVVLLRLVVSSFVMLAFMFIVLRLTAAVPDAKKIAFVLYIASLCPSGMVTTMFAAVFEKDTSYASLVVSLTSALSLVTVPLFVRLAEAVLR; from the coding sequence ATGGCACCGCTCGTATTGAAACAGCTCGTAATTATGCTGTGTATCGTTTCGGTATCGTTTTTCTTTGCACGGAAAATAAAGCCCGGAAAAACCGAACAGCAGTTTTTAAGTAAAATTCTCCTCTATCTGGTCGCCCCGTGCCTTTTGCTGCACATACTCGATGCACCCTATGACGGCGAAAAAATAAAGCAGTTTATCGTTATCGCCCTCGTGAGTGCGGCCATGCACGTGCTCTCGGCTTTTGTCGCGCGTATTTTTACACGATCGAAAACGGCGCAAGGGAAAGCGCTCGACGGTATCGACCGCATCGCCGTCGTGTTTACGAATTGCGGTTATATCGGTATTCCGCTCGTACACGGAGTGTTCGGCGATGAAGGCGTTTTTTATCTCACGGGATTTATCGCCGTATTCAATATCGCTATGTGGTCGTACGGAAGTTTCGAAATGTCCGGCAAAATCGAACTCAAAAAAGTGCTGCTCAATCCGAGCGTGATCGCCGTCGCGGCGGGCTTTATTCTTTTTTGCCTGCCGTTCAGATTGCCGCAAGTCATCGCTCATCCGGCGGCACTCATCGCGAGTATGAATACGCCGCTTTCAATGGTGATTCTCGGAATATTATTTGCGGACTTCCGCATTCCGTCGGAAAGCGCATTGTACATCGTTCACGCCGTAAAAGTCGTACTGCTTCGCCTCGTGGTATCTTCGTTCGTCATGCTCGCGTTTATGTTCATCGTACTCCGTCTTACGGCTGCCGTTCCCGACGCGAAAAAAATCGCGTTCGTGCTTTACATCGCAAGCCTCTGTCCGTCGGGTATGGTCACGACAATGTTCGCCGCCGTCTTTGAAAAAGATACGTCGTATGCGAGTCTCGTCGTTTCCCTTACTTCCGCGCTGAGCCTTGTCACCGTTCCTCTTTTTGTGCGTTTGGCGGAAGCGGTGCTCCGGTAA
- the ftsH gene encoding ATP-dependent zinc metalloprotease FtsH, translating to MSDKIDDKKDDNKDDPYNFFKFAGPDNNDKKKKDDDNNRSRFPLWALMLLVLAVLALVNMFVMSKPDNLIDFSEFRSLIEDGKIVSVELGETYFTGYGPERALSSEQSTKGYMLFPVQTRSRQEYKTLGVLGLSEGLIELMNEKGVDYKFVLRQNSYLLPILANLIPIVFIFLMYFFVLRKMGSGMGGGMGSIFGAGQSRAKAVEEGKVKTRFSDVAGVDEAKEELVEVVDFLKQPKKYTDIGGKIPKGVLLVGPPGTGKTLLARAVAGEAGVPFFRISGSDFVEMFVGVGASRVRDLFRQAREKAPCIIFIDELDAIGKSRMNNLGGNDEREQTLNQLLVEMDGFDNEKGLIILAATNRPDILDPALLRPGRFDRQVPVERPDVKGREEILRIHAKNVKLDSDVDFESLAHGTIGFAGADLANVVNEAALLAVRNGHAKVTMSDFNDAIDKVSIGLKKKTRKENEKERRIVAFHETGHALVGAFTPDYPPVNKITVVPRSHGIGGFTQYREEEEKTMQTKRDLINEVDVLLGGRAAEQVIFDEISTGAANDIQRATDTIRKMITDYGMSDRFKNVTLGKSGQGYGATEPQLVREYSEETQKYIDEEIARVMAERYKSVVALLKKHRELLEYIAKYLLEKETMEGKEFEDIVKAEAHAKAIEDASKPAAKKSAKRV from the coding sequence ATGAGCGATAAAATCGACGATAAAAAAGACGACAATAAAGACGATCCGTACAATTTTTTTAAATTTGCCGGACCGGATAATAACGATAAAAAGAAAAAAGACGACGATAATAACCGTTCCCGTTTTCCGTTGTGGGCGCTTATGCTCCTCGTGCTTGCCGTCCTCGCGCTGGTCAATATGTTTGTCATGTCGAAGCCGGATAATCTCATCGATTTTTCGGAATTCCGCAGTCTCATCGAAGACGGAAAGATCGTTTCGGTCGAACTCGGCGAAACGTATTTTACCGGTTACGGTCCCGAGCGCGCCCTGTCTTCCGAACAGAGCACAAAAGGCTATATGCTCTTTCCCGTTCAAACGCGCAGCCGGCAGGAATATAAAACGCTCGGCGTACTGGGCCTGAGCGAAGGGCTCATTGAACTGATGAACGAAAAGGGTGTCGATTATAAATTCGTGCTTCGGCAAAACAGTTATCTCCTTCCGATCCTCGCCAATCTCATACCCATCGTTTTTATTTTCCTTATGTACTTTTTCGTGCTCCGAAAGATGGGAAGCGGCATGGGCGGCGGTATGGGAAGTATTTTCGGTGCGGGGCAGTCGCGCGCAAAAGCCGTCGAAGAGGGCAAAGTGAAGACGCGCTTTTCCGACGTCGCGGGCGTCGACGAAGCGAAAGAGGAGCTCGTCGAAGTCGTCGATTTTTTAAAGCAGCCGAAAAAATACACCGACATCGGCGGTAAGATCCCGAAGGGCGTGCTCCTGGTCGGGCCGCCGGGTACGGGTAAAACGCTCCTCGCGCGCGCCGTAGCGGGAGAAGCGGGCGTACCGTTTTTCCGCATTTCGGGTTCGGACTTCGTTGAAATGTTCGTCGGCGTCGGTGCGAGCCGCGTTCGCGATCTCTTCCGCCAAGCGCGCGAAAAAGCGCCGTGCATCATCTTTATCGACGAACTCGACGCGATCGGCAAAAGCCGCATGAACAACCTCGGCGGCAACGACGAACGCGAACAGACGCTCAACCAGCTCCTCGTCGAAATGGACGGTTTCGACAACGAAAAAGGATTGATCATTTTGGCGGCGACGAACCGCCCCGACATACTCGATCCCGCGCTTTTGCGCCCCGGCCGCTTTGACCGCCAAGTGCCCGTCGAACGTCCCGACGTCAAGGGCAGGGAAGAGATTTTGCGCATCCACGCGAAAAACGTCAAACTCGATTCCGACGTCGATTTCGAATCCCTCGCCCACGGTACGATAGGTTTCGCGGGGGCCGACCTTGCGAACGTCGTAAACGAAGCGGCATTGCTCGCCGTACGCAACGGACACGCGAAAGTGACGATGTCCGATTTTAACGACGCGATCGACAAAGTGAGCATCGGTCTCAAAAAAAAGACGCGCAAGGAAAACGAAAAAGAACGGCGCATCGTCGCGTTCCATGAAACGGGGCACGCGCTCGTCGGCGCTTTTACGCCCGACTATCCGCCGGTTAACAAGATCACCGTCGTTCCGCGCTCGCACGGTATCGGAGGCTTTACGCAGTACCGTGAAGAGGAAGAAAAAACGATGCAGACGAAACGCGATTTGATCAACGAAGTCGATGTCCTCCTCGGCGGACGTGCTGCCGAACAGGTCATCTTCGACGAGATTTCGACCGGAGCCGCAAACGATATCCAGCGGGCAACCGACACGATCCGCAAAATGATCACCGATTACGGTATGAGCGACCGATTCAAAAACGTTACGCTCGGAAAATCGGGGCAGGGATACGGGGCTACCGAACCGCAGCTTGTGCGCGAATATTCGGAAGAAACGCAAAAATACATCGACGAAGAGATCGCCCGCGTTATGGCCGAACGCTATAAATCCGTCGTCGCGCTTTTGAAAAAACACCGCGAGCTGCTCGAATACATCGCGAAGTATCTGCTCGAAAAAGAAACGATGGAAGGCAAAGAATTCGAAGATATCGTCAAAGCCGAAGCGCACGCAAAAGCGATCGAAGACGCGTCAAAGCCCGCCGCAAAAAAATCGGCAAAACGCGTGTAA
- a CDS encoding radical SAM protein encodes MSQSSRTERVEDPALQGSAPLHCSASLRNGVPPPLQSGVGAYAPCMQCPRKCAADRKTARGLCGEGDALRIASACLHFGEEPPVTVFGGSGTIFFTGCTLRCAFCQNYQISQNGMGRAVDRTEFVKICRALEDAGAENINLVTGSHAIPLIASYLKSAREEGVSIPFCWNSSAYESVETLELLEDLVSVWLPDLKTLSPELAKQLFGAENYPEAAAIAVRWMIDRFPLTLVQKTKGGTEKEKIERGVIVRHLFLPGRFSETADTLAWLKRYADGRALVSLMSQYTPVPFEENESVRAKRLGALSAIENRLVSKAEDRDLRDLIEAHGFEYLFYQELSDDTSWLPDFNRTQPFSNALAKPVWHWKTGFAV; translated from the coding sequence ATGTCGCAATCCTCTCGGACGGAACGGGTCGAAGATCCCGCTTTGCAGGGTTCCGCTCCGCTTCATTGCTCCGCTTCGCTCCGCAACGGCGTTCCGCCGCCCTTACAATCGGGCGTAGGCGCGTATGCTCCGTGCATGCAGTGTCCCAGAAAATGCGCCGCCGACAGAAAAACCGCGCGCGGATTGTGCGGAGAAGGAGATGCCCTCCGTATCGCATCCGCGTGTCTGCACTTCGGCGAAGAGCCGCCTGTTACCGTGTTCGGCGGAAGCGGTACGATTTTTTTTACGGGCTGTACGCTTCGCTGCGCTTTTTGCCAAAATTATCAGATTTCGCAAAACGGCATGGGGCGCGCCGTCGACAGAACCGAATTTGTTAAAATCTGCCGGGCGCTCGAAGACGCGGGCGCTGAAAACATAAACCTCGTCACCGGAAGCCACGCGATCCCGCTCATCGCTTCGTATTTGAAAAGCGCGCGCGAAGAGGGCGTGTCGATTCCGTTTTGCTGGAATTCTTCGGCATACGAATCGGTCGAAACGCTCGAACTGCTCGAAGACCTCGTGTCCGTATGGCTGCCCGATTTGAAAACGCTTTCGCCCGAACTTGCAAAACAGCTCTTCGGTGCGGAAAATTATCCCGAAGCCGCCGCTATCGCCGTCCGATGGATGATCGACCGTTTTCCGCTTACTCTCGTGCAAAAGACAAAAGGCGGAACCGAAAAGGAAAAGATCGAGCGCGGCGTCATCGTGCGTCATCTCTTTTTGCCCGGACGCTTTTCCGAAACGGCCGATACGCTCGCATGGCTCAAGCGTTATGCCGACGGCAGAGCGCTCGTTTCGCTCATGTCGCAGTATACGCCCGTACCTTTTGAAGAAAACGAAAGCGTGCGTGCAAAGCGGCTGGGCGCTTTGTCGGCGATCGAAAACCGCCTCGTAAGTAAAGCCGAAGACCGCGACCTCCGAGACCTCATCGAAGCTCACGGTTTCGAATACCTTTTTTATCAGGAACTTTCCGACGATACGAGCTGGCTCCCCGATTTTAACCGCACGCAGCCCTTTTCAAACGCGCTCGCAAAACCCGTGTGGCATTGGAAAACGGGTTTTGCCGTGTAG
- a CDS encoding ABC transporter substrate-binding protein, with protein sequence MKVLGKCAGFALAAALALFAAGCSKSESDTIAIGGIFPLSGDVAVYGVECKKGIDLAIDEINEAGGVNGKKLVLIGEDDEGKPDKSVNAFKKLTTKDKVKFIIGSLTSGCVQAVTTLAQAGRVIQIAPAATSPAITEAGDYIFRACFIDPFQGTVGGKFATDTLGAKRAAVLYDIQNDYSVGLEENFVKAFEAGGGTVVARESYSTGDKDFNAQLTKIKNAAPDVVYIPDYYGTVALIARQLRMQGITTPIVGGDGWDGLAGNAGDEVLNGFYSNHYAVDSEVPAVQKFVSSFKTKYNSAPNAFAALGYDSVYMLRDAIAKAGTLDVASVRSALEQTNGDYVTGHLTFDALHNPVKSAVMLELVRSGDGKLTSVYKTTVNP encoded by the coding sequence ATGAAAGTGCTCGGTAAATGTGCAGGTTTTGCGCTTGCTGCAGCTTTGGCGCTTTTTGCAGCGGGCTGTTCCAAAAGCGAAAGCGATACGATTGCGATAGGCGGCATCTTTCCGCTGTCGGGCGACGTCGCCGTATACGGCGTCGAATGCAAAAAAGGCATCGACCTCGCTATCGATGAAATAAACGAAGCGGGCGGCGTAAACGGTAAAAAACTCGTTCTTATCGGAGAAGACGATGAAGGCAAGCCCGACAAGAGCGTCAACGCGTTCAAAAAATTGACGACAAAAGACAAAGTGAAATTCATTATCGGTTCGCTGACGTCAGGCTGCGTACAGGCGGTAACGACGCTCGCGCAGGCGGGCAGAGTCATTCAAATCGCACCGGCGGCGACGTCCCCCGCGATCACCGAGGCGGGCGATTATATTTTCCGTGCGTGCTTTATCGATCCGTTTCAGGGAACGGTCGGCGGCAAATTCGCAACGGATACGCTCGGTGCAAAGCGCGCCGCCGTTTTGTACGACATTCAAAACGATTATTCCGTCGGGCTCGAAGAAAATTTCGTCAAAGCGTTTGAAGCCGGCGGCGGAACGGTCGTCGCGCGCGAATCGTATTCGACCGGCGATAAGGATTTCAATGCGCAGCTTACGAAGATTAAAAACGCGGCACCCGATGTCGTCTATATTCCCGATTACTACGGTACGGTCGCGCTCATCGCGCGCCAGCTCCGTATGCAGGGCATAACGACGCCGATCGTCGGCGGGGACGGATGGGACGGACTGGCCGGAAATGCGGGAGACGAAGTGCTCAACGGATTTTATTCGAATCACTATGCGGTCGATTCGGAGGTTCCTGCGGTGCAGAAATTCGTTTCGTCCTTTAAGACAAAATACAATTCCGCGCCCAACGCGTTTGCGGCTCTCGGCTACGACAGCGTGTACATGCTGCGTGACGCGATCGCGAAAGCGGGAACCCTCGACGTCGCTTCCGTCCGCTCGGCTCTTGAGCAGACGAACGGCGATTACGTTACGGGGCATTTGACTTTCGATGCGCTTCATAATCCCGTCAAGTCCGCCGTCATGCTCGAACTCGTGCGAAGCGGCGACGGAAAGTTGACGAGCGTGTATAAGACGACGGTCAATCCCTAA
- a CDS encoding TM2 domain-containing protein, with the protein MNRFSKMTAAIAFWSGIALLITAVFIVIFQKACLAYYFHASGQPEHIFIIPWRELIQYTLTTIIIGSYLFTGKKNSKTTVLLILYFYMHITVLLTNPLTNILITTFKAQTYGADYLAVYNALVSFFAHVSFPFLLLSNSLFLLSAGSSIAYCKDAPVTETQAKNASSKSRNSLVCLSALLGLLGVDRFYAGRKTIGTLKALCGLVLIAGLLSQYFFFQEFLFLFIAFPLFKIAGKIAGAVFIFAVVIWNWIDFILAATGKMKDGEKKEIKIW; encoded by the coding sequence ATGAACAGATTTTCAAAAATGACGGCCGCTATTGCCTTTTGGAGCGGCATCGCTTTATTGATTACAGCCGTTTTTATCGTGATTTTTCAAAAAGCGTGTTTGGCATATTATTTTCATGCGAGCGGGCAGCCTGAGCATATTTTTATTATTCCATGGAGAGAGCTCATTCAGTATACGCTTACGACCATTATTATCGGATCGTATCTTTTTACCGGTAAAAAAAATTCAAAGACGACCGTACTCCTTATTCTCTATTTTTATATGCATATAACGGTGCTGCTGACAAATCCGCTGACGAATATCCTTATCACAACGTTCAAAGCGCAAACATACGGCGCCGATTACCTCGCTGTTTACAATGCGCTCGTTTCGTTTTTTGCCCATGTATCATTCCCCTTTTTATTATTGTCAAATTCACTGTTTCTCCTGTCCGCCGGAAGCTCTATTGCGTATTGTAAAGACGCGCCCGTTACGGAAACACAAGCGAAAAACGCTTCATCGAAGAGCAGAAACTCATTGGTATGCCTCTCGGCATTATTAGGACTTTTGGGCGTCGATCGTTTTTATGCAGGCAGAAAAACGATCGGAACGCTGAAAGCGCTATGCGGCTTAGTGCTGATCGCGGGGCTGCTGTCGCAGTATTTTTTCTTTCAAGAATTCTTGTTTTTATTTATTGCTTTTCCTCTTTTTAAGATAGCCGGTAAGATAGCCGGCGCCGTTTTTATTTTTGCCGTCGTCATTTGGAATTGGATCGATTTTATTCTTGCAGCAACAGGAAAAATGAAGGACGGAGAGAAAAAGGAAATCAAAATATGGTAA
- a CDS encoding dihydrofolate reductase has protein sequence MIALIAAYAKNRAIGKDGKLPWKLINELHHFRDITAGNIVIMGRKTFESIGKPLKGRTTIVLSKNKIFSEKRQPEAKLYEARSMREALSLAETLSAKSDPPADIFFAGGEAVFAEALPLCSALYITEIDAYVDADTFFPEFDETLFEKKIIKKVDDDTLPYTYILYTKKERD, from the coding sequence ATGATCGCACTCATCGCAGCGTACGCAAAAAACCGCGCGATCGGAAAAGACGGCAAACTCCCGTGGAAATTAATAAACGAACTGCATCATTTCCGCGATATAACCGCGGGCAATATCGTAATCATGGGACGAAAGACATTTGAGTCCATAGGAAAACCGCTTAAAGGCAGAACGACGATCGTCCTTTCAAAAAACAAAATATTTTCCGAAAAACGGCAGCCCGAAGCAAAGCTCTACGAAGCGCGAAGCATGAGGGAAGCGCTTTCGCTTGCGGAAACGCTTTCGGCAAAAAGCGATCCCCCTGCCGATATCTTTTTTGCGGGAGGCGAAGCGGTTTTTGCAGAAGCCCTGCCGCTTTGCAGCGCGCTTTATATAACGGAAATCGACGCATACGTCGATGCCGACACTTTTTTCCCGGAATTCGACGAAACGCTTTTCGAAAAAAAAATTATTAAAAAGGTAGACGACGATACCCTGCCCTACACATATATCCTGTACACGAAAAAAGAGCGCGATTGA
- the fliS gene encoding flagellar export chaperone FliS → MGYNQAYNAYKNTNIRTASQGHLVVLLYEGAVRQLSAAADMFDAANTVKARDIEKFNNCLQKAQAIITELQVSLDMDRGGEIAKNLMSLYIFFNNELMSANINRDKKKIDFVLSMMTELSGAWRQAASSTANAPAATVANALNIEG, encoded by the coding sequence ATGGGCTATAATCAAGCGTATAATGCATATAAAAATACCAATATCCGCACGGCCAGTCAGGGGCACCTCGTCGTTTTGCTCTATGAAGGAGCGGTGCGCCAGCTCTCGGCCGCTGCCGATATGTTCGATGCCGCGAACACCGTAAAAGCGCGCGATATCGAAAAGTTCAACAACTGTCTGCAAAAAGCGCAGGCGATCATCACGGAGTTGCAAGTGTCGCTCGATATGGACAGGGGCGGAGAAATCGCAAAAAATCTCATGTCGCTGTACATATTTTTCAATAACGAGCTCATGTCGGCAAACATCAACCGCGATAAAAAAAAGATCGATTTTGTATTGTCGATGATGACGGAACTTTCCGGCGCGTGGCGGCAGGCGGCAAGCAGCACGGCAAATGCGCCGGCGGCGACGGTCGCAAATGCATTGAATATAGAAGGCTGA
- a CDS encoding ABC transporter ATP-binding protein encodes MADEKKLVLEATDVSIIFGGLCAVSEFSCELREGGLYGLIGPNGAGKTTLFNMISGIYTPTSGQLSFWDKNGKVRIINKMKPAELNAIGIARTFQNIRLFGNLSVIDNVRIALHSSRTVSPLDVLLRTPKYRRDEKMMSERAMHLLQLFKIDGKKDSLARNLPYGEQRKLEIARALASKPKLLLLDEPAAGMNPQETAELMRMIDFIRKEFDLTILLIEHDMKLVMGICEHIMVLDYGRVIAEGKPEEIRTNPQVIKAYLGRDAS; translated from the coding sequence ATGGCCGATGAAAAAAAACTCGTGCTCGAAGCAACCGACGTTTCGATCATCTTCGGCGGCTTGTGTGCGGTGAGCGAATTTTCGTGCGAACTGCGTGAAGGAGGGCTCTACGGTTTGATCGGCCCGAACGGCGCGGGAAAGACGACGCTGTTCAATATGATCAGCGGTATCTATACGCCGACTTCCGGACAGCTTTCGTTTTGGGATAAAAACGGCAAAGTCCGCATCATAAATAAAATGAAGCCCGCCGAGCTCAACGCGATCGGCATCGCGCGCACCTTTCAAAACATCAGGCTTTTCGGAAATCTTTCGGTGATCGACAACGTGCGCATCGCGCTGCACTCGTCGCGTACGGTTTCTCCTCTCGACGTGCTGCTGCGTACTCCGAAGTACAGGCGCGACGAAAAAATGATGAGCGAACGGGCGATGCATCTTTTGCAGCTGTTTAAAATCGACGGCAAAAAAGACTCACTCGCGCGCAACCTGCCCTACGGCGAACAGCGCAAATTGGAAATCGCGCGCGCCCTTGCATCGAAGCCGAAGCTGCTTTTGCTCGACGAACCGGCGGCCGGAATGAATCCGCAGGAAACGGCGGAACTCATGCGTATGATCGATTTTATCAGAAAGGAATTCGATTTGACGATTTTGCTCATCGAGCACGATATGAAGCTCGTCATGGGAATCTGCGAACACATCATGGTGCTCGATTACGGCCGCGTCATTGCAGAAGGAAAGCCCGAAGAGATTCGGACGAATCCGCAGGTCATCAAAGCTTATCTCGGCCGGGACGCGTCATAA